The following are encoded in a window of Citrobacter freundii genomic DNA:
- the entC gene encoding isochorismate synthase EntC, with protein MDTSLAEEIPQTMATLAPDSFFFMSPYRSFTTSGCFARYAEPAVDGDSPDSPFQQKMHALFADAKSQGIANPIMVGAIPFDTRQPSSLFIPRSWQSFSRTAKQQSSRYFTAHQSLSVVERKAIPEQDVFEHMVAQAAARTATPEVDKVVLSRLIDITADANIDSGALLERLVAQNPASYNFHVPIEDGGVLIGASPELLLRKDGDHFSSLPLAGSARRQPDDVLDREAGIRLLASEKDRHEHDLVTQAMKTVLRDRSRELQLPSSPQLVTTPTLWHLGTPFEGQANAQENALTLACLLHPTPALSGFPHHVAQKLIAELEPFERELFGGIVGWCDAQGNGEWVVTIRCAKLLRNQVRFFAGAGIVPASSPVAEWRETGAKLSTMLNVFGLH; from the coding sequence ATGGATACGTCACTGGCCGAGGAAATACCGCAGACTATGGCAACACTTGCTCCCGACAGTTTTTTCTTTATGTCGCCGTACCGTAGCTTTACGACGTCAGGATGCTTTGCCCGCTATGCGGAACCGGCAGTTGATGGGGATTCACCGGACAGCCCGTTCCAGCAAAAAATGCACGCCCTGTTTGCCGATGCCAAATCGCAGGGTATCGCTAATCCCATCATGGTTGGGGCCATCCCCTTTGATACCCGCCAGCCATCGTCGCTGTTTATCCCCCGATCCTGGCAGAGCTTCTCCCGCACGGCGAAGCAACAATCGTCGCGCTACTTTACCGCGCATCAGTCACTGAGCGTCGTGGAACGTAAAGCGATTCCCGAGCAGGACGTATTTGAACACATGGTCGCCCAGGCGGCGGCCCGGACCGCCACCCCGGAAGTGGACAAAGTGGTGTTGTCGCGGCTGATCGATATCACCGCCGACGCCAACATTGACAGCGGTGCGCTGCTGGAGCGTCTGGTGGCGCAAAATCCGGCAAGTTATAACTTCCATGTGCCGATCGAAGATGGCGGCGTATTGATCGGCGCCAGTCCGGAGTTGCTGTTACGTAAAGACGGTGACCATTTCAGTTCATTGCCACTGGCGGGTTCGGCGCGGCGTCAGCCGGATGACGTGTTGGACAGAGAAGCCGGGATCCGCCTGCTGGCCTCCGAGAAAGACCGCCATGAACACGATCTCGTGACGCAGGCTATGAAAACGGTACTGCGCGATCGCAGTCGTGAACTGCAACTGCCGTCTTCTCCTCAACTGGTCACCACACCCACGCTCTGGCATCTCGGTACGCCATTTGAAGGTCAAGCTAACGCGCAGGAAAACGCCCTGACGCTGGCCTGCCTGCTGCATCCGACGCCAGCGCTGAGCGGTTTTCCACATCACGTTGCGCAGAAACTGATTGCCGAGCTGGAGCCGTTCGAGCGCGAACTGTTTGGCGGCATTGTCGGCTGGTGTGACGCGCAGGGCAATGGCGAGTGGGTGGTGACGATCCGCTGCGCGAAGCTGTTGCGTAATCAGGTGCGTTTCTTCGCCGGTGCCGGCATTGTGCCTGCCTCTTCCCCGGTTGCTGAATGGCGTGAAACGGGTGCCAAGCTTTCGACCATGTTGAATGTTTTTGGACTGCATTAA
- the fepB gene encoding Fe2+-enterobactin ABC transporter substrate-binding protein, which translates to MALLLVGLSLSGISLSHAADWPRQVTDSRGTHTLEQKPQRIVSTSVTLTGSLLAIDAPIIASGATTPNNRIGDAQGFLRQWSEVAKARKLSRLYIGEPSAEAVAAQMPDLILISATGGDSALALYDQLSTIAPTLIINYDDKSWQSLLTQLGEITGHEQQAAARIAEFDKQLQAVKQRITLPPQPVSALVYTAAAHSANLWTPESAQGQLMEQLGFTLAPLPAGLHTSQSQGKRHDIVQLGGENLATGLNGEALFLFAGDSKDADAIYANPLLAHLPAVQNKRVYALGTETFRLDYYSATLLLQRLSALF; encoded by the coding sequence ATGGCGCTCTTATTGGTTGGGCTGTCTCTTTCAGGAATTTCTTTAAGCCATGCTGCTGACTGGCCGCGTCAGGTAACCGACAGCCGTGGGACTCATACGCTGGAACAGAAGCCACAGCGCATTGTCTCCACCAGCGTGACGCTGACCGGGTCGCTGCTGGCCATTGATGCGCCGATTATCGCCAGCGGGGCCACCACGCCGAATAACCGCATCGGCGACGCACAGGGTTTTTTACGCCAGTGGAGCGAGGTGGCAAAAGCCCGCAAGCTGAGCCGTCTGTATATTGGCGAACCGAGCGCCGAGGCCGTTGCCGCACAAATGCCGGACCTGATTCTGATCAGCGCCACCGGCGGTGATTCTGCCCTCGCCCTGTACGATCAGCTGTCCACCATTGCCCCCACGCTTATTATTAATTACGACGACAAAAGCTGGCAGTCGCTGCTGACGCAGTTAGGTGAGATCACCGGGCATGAACAACAGGCGGCGGCACGCATTGCCGAGTTTGATAAGCAGTTGCAGGCGGTTAAGCAGCGCATTACCCTGCCGCCACAGCCGGTCAGCGCGCTGGTGTACACCGCCGCCGCGCACAGCGCCAACCTGTGGACGCCAGAGTCTGCGCAGGGCCAACTGATGGAGCAGCTCGGTTTCACGCTGGCACCGCTGCCTGCCGGACTGCATACCAGCCAGAGTCAGGGCAAACGTCACGACATTGTGCAGCTTGGCGGTGAGAATCTGGCAACCGGACTGAACGGCGAGGCGCTGTTCCTGTTTGCGGGCGACAGCAAAGATGCCGACGCCATTTACGCTAACCCGCTGTTGGCACACCTGCCTGCCGTGCAGAATAAACGCGTCTACGCACTGGGCACTGAAACCTTCCGTCTGGATTACTACAGCGCCACGCTGCTGCTGCAACGCCTCTCCGCACTGTTTTAA
- a CDS encoding YbdD/YjiX family protein, with the protein MFETLAKAGKYLGQTARLMIGVPDYDNYVEHMRVTHPEQAPMTYEEFFRERQDARYGGKGGAKCC; encoded by the coding sequence ATGTTTGAAACACTCGCAAAAGCCGGGAAATATTTAGGTCAAACCGCCCGCCTGATGATTGGCGTGCCGGATTATGACAACTATGTTGAGCATATGCGCGTCACGCACCCGGAGCAGGCGCCGATGACCTACGAAGAATTCTTCCGTGAGCGTCAGGATGCGCGCTATGGGGGCAAAGGTGGGGCGAAGTGCTGTTGA
- the entE gene encoding (2,3-dihydroxybenzoyl)adenylate synthase EntE produces MSIPFTRWPEEFARRYREKGYWQDLPLTDILTRHADSDHTAVIDGARHLSYRQLNQAADNLASSLRRQGIKPGETALVQLGNVAELYITFFALLKLGVAPVFGLYSHQRTELNAYATQIKPVLLIADRAHALFAADDFLNAFVSDHSSLRVVLLLNDEGEHNLQNAISQPAHDFTATPSPADEVAYFQLSGGTTGTPKLIPRTHNDYYYSVRRSNEICHFTEETRYLCAIPAAHNYAMSSPGALGVFLAGGTVVLATDPSATLCFPLIEKHQVNVTALVPPAVSLWLQAIAEWGSHAQLASLKLLQVGGARLSASLAARIPAEIGCQLQQVFGMAEGLVNYTRLDDSPERIINTQGRPMCPDDEVWVADADGNPLPQGETGRLMTRGPYTFRGYFNSPEHNASAFDANGFYCSGDLIAIDHDGYITVQGREKDQINRGGEKIAAEEIENLLLRHPAVVHAALVSVDDELMGEKSCACLVVKEPLRAVQVRRFLREQGVAEFKLPDRVECVASLPLTPVGKVDKKQLRQWLASRSLA; encoded by the coding sequence ATGAGTATTCCTTTCACCCGTTGGCCGGAAGAATTTGCCCGCCGTTACCGTGAAAAAGGCTACTGGCAGGATCTGCCGCTGACCGACATTCTGACCCGTCATGCCGACAGTGACCATACGGCGGTGATTGATGGAGCGCGGCATCTGAGCTACCGCCAGCTTAACCAGGCAGCGGACAATCTTGCCAGCAGCCTGCGTCGTCAGGGCATTAAACCCGGTGAAACCGCGCTGGTGCAGTTGGGCAATGTGGCGGAGCTGTATATCACCTTCTTTGCGCTGCTCAAGCTGGGCGTGGCTCCGGTTTTTGGGTTGTACAGCCATCAACGCACTGAGCTCAACGCCTACGCGACGCAAATCAAACCGGTGCTGCTGATTGCTGACCGCGCACATGCGCTGTTTGCTGCGGATGACTTCCTGAACGCATTTGTGAGTGATCACAGCTCGCTACGCGTGGTGCTGCTGCTCAATGACGAGGGTGAACACAACCTGCAAAATGCGATAAGCCAGCCTGCTCACGATTTTACCGCCACGCCATCGCCTGCCGATGAAGTGGCGTATTTCCAACTTTCCGGTGGCACCACCGGGACGCCGAAGCTGATCCCGCGTACCCATAACGATTATTACTACAGCGTGCGGCGCAGCAACGAAATTTGCCATTTTACCGAAGAAACGCGCTATCTGTGTGCGATCCCGGCCGCGCATAACTACGCCATGAGCTCACCGGGCGCGCTGGGCGTGTTCCTCGCCGGTGGAACCGTGGTGCTGGCGACGGACCCGAGCGCCACGCTGTGCTTCCCGCTGATTGAGAAGCATCAGGTTAACGTCACGGCGCTGGTTCCCCCGGCGGTAAGCCTGTGGCTGCAGGCGATTGCAGAATGGGGCAGTCATGCGCAACTGGCATCGCTGAAACTGTTGCAGGTCGGTGGGGCGAGGCTTTCTGCTTCGCTTGCCGCCCGTATTCCGGCAGAGATCGGCTGTCAGTTACAGCAGGTCTTCGGCATGGCGGAAGGGCTGGTGAACTACACCCGTCTGGACGACAGTCCTGAGCGAATCATCAATACCCAGGGACGCCCGATGTGCCCGGATGACGAGGTCTGGGTGGCCGATGCCGACGGTAATCCTTTGCCGCAGGGTGAGACCGGACGCCTGATGACGCGCGGGCCGTATACCTTCCGCGGCTATTTCAACAGCCCTGAACACAACGCCAGCGCCTTTGATGCCAACGGGTTCTACTGCTCAGGCGACCTGATCGCCATCGATCATGATGGTTACATCACCGTACAAGGGCGCGAGAAGGATCAGATCAACCGGGGCGGGGAGAAGATCGCCGCCGAAGAGATAGAAAACCTGTTACTGCGCCACCCGGCGGTGGTTCATGCGGCGCTGGTCAGCGTGGATGATGAGCTGATGGGCGAGAAAAGCTGTGCCTGTCTGGTGGTGAAAGAACCGCTGCGCGCAGTTCAGGTGCGTCGTTTCCTGCGTGAGCAGGGCGTGGCGGAGTTCAAATTACCGGACCGCGTCGAGTGCGTGGCGTCGCTGCCGCTAACCCCGGTCGGGAAAGTGGATAAAAAACAATTACGTCAGTGGCTGGCATCACGTTCACTGGCCTGA
- the cstA gene encoding pyruvate/proton symporter CstA yields the protein MNKSGKYLLWTLLSVIGAFALGYIALNRGEQINALWIVVASVCVYLIAYRFYGLYIAKNVLALDPTRMTPAVRHNDGLDYVPTDKKVLFGHHFAAIAGAGPLVGPVLAAQMGYLPGMIWLLAGVVLAGAVQDFMVLFVSTRRDGRSLGELVKEEMGPTAGVIALVACFMIMVIILAVLAMIVVKALTHSPWGTYTVAFTIPLAIFMGIYLRYLRPGRIGEVSIIGLVFLVFAIISGGWVAESPIWAPYFDFTGVQLTWMLVGYGFVAAVLPVWLLLAPRDYLSTFLKIGTIVGLAVGILIMRPTLTMPALTKFVDGTGPVWTGNLFPFLFITIACGAVSGFHALIASGTTPKMLANEGQACFIGYGGMLMESFVAIMALVSACIIDPGVYFAMNSPMAVLAPAGTVDVVASAAQVVSSWGFAITPDTLHQIANEVGEQSIISRAGGAPTLAVGMAYILHGALGGMMDVSFWYHFAILFEALFILTAVDAGTRAARFMLQDLLGVVSPGLKRTDSLPANLLATALCVLAWGYFLHQGVVDPLGGINTLWPLFGIANQMLAGMALMLCAVVLFKMKRQRYAWVALVPTAWLLICTLTAGWQKAFSPDTKIGFLAIANKFQAMIDSGNIPAQYTQSQLSQLVFNNRLDAGLTIFFMVVVVVLGLFAIKTARAALKEDKPTSKETPYEPMPENVEEIVAQAKGAH from the coding sequence ATGAATAAATCAGGGAAATACCTTCTCTGGACATTGCTCTCCGTTATCGGAGCATTTGCCCTGGGATATATTGCGTTAAACCGTGGTGAACAGATCAACGCGCTGTGGATTGTGGTGGCGTCGGTCTGTGTCTATCTTATTGCCTACCGTTTTTATGGCCTGTACATCGCGAAAAATGTGCTGGCACTGGACCCGACGCGTATGACGCCAGCCGTGCGGCATAACGACGGTCTGGATTACGTTCCTACCGATAAAAAAGTATTGTTTGGTCACCACTTTGCGGCGATTGCCGGAGCGGGTCCGTTAGTCGGACCGGTGCTGGCAGCGCAAATGGGCTACCTGCCGGGCATGATCTGGCTACTGGCCGGGGTGGTGCTGGCGGGCGCGGTGCAGGACTTTATGGTGTTGTTTGTCTCCACCCGTCGCGATGGCCGTTCCCTGGGCGAACTGGTGAAAGAAGAGATGGGCCCAACGGCGGGTGTGATTGCGCTGGTGGCCTGTTTTATGATCATGGTGATTATCCTCGCGGTGTTGGCGATGATCGTCGTGAAAGCGCTGACCCACAGCCCGTGGGGAACCTACACCGTAGCGTTTACCATCCCGCTGGCGATCTTTATGGGCATTTACCTGCGCTATCTGCGTCCGGGTCGCATTGGTGAGGTGTCGATTATCGGCCTGGTATTCCTGGTGTTTGCCATTATTTCCGGCGGCTGGGTGGCTGAAAGCCCAATCTGGGCACCGTACTTTGACTTTACCGGTGTACAGCTGACCTGGATGCTGGTGGGTTACGGCTTCGTGGCCGCCGTGCTGCCGGTGTGGCTGCTGCTGGCACCGCGTGACTACCTGTCTACCTTCCTGAAGATTGGTACTATTGTCGGTCTGGCGGTGGGCATTCTGATCATGCGTCCAACGCTGACCATGCCTGCGCTGACCAAATTCGTTGACGGCACCGGTCCGGTGTGGACGGGCAATCTGTTCCCATTCCTGTTTATTACCATTGCCTGCGGGGCGGTTTCTGGCTTCCATGCGCTGATTGCGTCCGGCACCACGCCGAAGATGCTGGCAAATGAAGGGCAGGCTTGTTTTATCGGCTACGGCGGGATGCTGATGGAGTCCTTTGTCGCCATCATGGCGCTGGTCTCTGCGTGTATCATCGATCCGGGCGTGTACTTTGCTATGAACAGCCCGATGGCGGTGCTGGCACCTGCAGGCACGGTGGATGTGGTCGCTTCTGCGGCGCAGGTGGTCAGTAGCTGGGGCTTTGCCATTACCCCGGATACCCTGCATCAAATCGCTAACGAAGTGGGCGAGCAATCCATTATTTCTCGTGCGGGCGGTGCGCCTACGCTGGCGGTAGGGATGGCGTACATTCTGCACGGTGCGCTGGGTGGCATGATGGATGTGTCGTTCTGGTATCACTTCGCTATTCTGTTCGAAGCCCTGTTTATTCTGACCGCGGTCGATGCCGGTACGCGTGCTGCACGCTTTATGTTGCAGGACCTGTTGGGCGTGGTGTCACCAGGCCTGAAGCGTACTGATTCACTGCCTGCGAACCTGTTGGCAACGGCGCTGTGCGTGCTGGCCTGGGGTTACTTCCTGCACCAGGGCGTGGTGGATCCATTAGGCGGTATCAACACCCTGTGGCCGCTGTTTGGTATCGCCAACCAGATGCTGGCTGGCATGGCGCTGATGCTGTGTGCGGTGGTACTGTTCAAGATGAAACGTCAGCGCTACGCATGGGTGGCGCTGGTGCCAACCGCCTGGCTGCTGATTTGTACTCTGACCGCCGGCTGGCAGAAAGCGTTTAGCCCGGATACCAAAATTGGCTTCCTGGCGATCGCCAACAAGTTCCAGGCGATGATCGACAGCGGTAACATTCCGGCGCAATACACCCAGTCGCAGCTTTCACAATTGGTGTTTAACAACCGTCTGGATGCTGGACTGACCATCTTCTTCATGGTGGTGGTGGTGGTTCTGGGTCTGTTCGCCATTAAAACGGCGAGGGCTGCGCTGAAAGAGGACAAACCGACGTCAAAAGAAACGCCGTACGAACCGATGCCAGAGAATGTCGAAGAGATCGTGGCGCAGGCGAAAGGCGCGCACTAA
- the entA gene encoding 2,3-dihydro-2,3-dihydroxybenzoate dehydrogenase EntA has protein sequence MVGFDFTGKTVWVTGAGKGIGYTTALAFVDAGAWVTGFDLAFDGEAYPFATEVMNVADARQVAQVCERLLANTERLDVLVNAAGILRMGPTDALSAEDWQQTFAVNVGGAFNLFQHTMAQFRCQQGGAIVTVASDAAHTPRIGMSAYGASKAALKSLALTVGLELATSGVRCNVVSPGSTDTDMQRTLWVSDDAEQQRIRGFGEQFKLGIPLGKIARPQEIANTVLFLASDLASHITLQDIVVDGGSTLGA, from the coding sequence ATGGTTGGGTTTGATTTCACAGGCAAAACCGTCTGGGTCACCGGCGCAGGAAAAGGCATTGGTTACACCACGGCGCTGGCGTTTGTTGACGCGGGTGCGTGGGTGACCGGCTTCGATCTGGCGTTTGACGGTGAAGCTTATCCGTTTGCCACCGAGGTGATGAATGTGGCAGATGCCCGGCAGGTGGCGCAGGTGTGCGAGCGCTTGCTGGCGAACACCGAGCGGCTGGACGTGCTGGTCAACGCCGCCGGGATTTTACGTATGGGGCCAACCGACGCGCTGAGCGCTGAGGACTGGCAGCAGACCTTCGCTGTCAATGTGGGCGGCGCGTTCAATCTGTTTCAGCACACCATGGCGCAGTTTCGCTGCCAGCAGGGCGGGGCGATAGTCACCGTTGCATCGGATGCGGCACATACGCCACGCATCGGTATGAGCGCTTACGGCGCGTCAAAAGCCGCGCTGAAAAGCCTGGCATTGACCGTCGGTCTGGAACTGGCTACGAGTGGCGTGCGCTGTAATGTGGTTTCGCCGGGGTCGACCGACACCGATATGCAACGTACGCTGTGGGTCAGTGACGACGCCGAACAGCAGCGTATTCGCGGATTTGGCGAACAGTTTAAGCTCGGCATTCCGTTGGGTAAGATTGCTCGTCCGCAGGAAATCGCCAACACTGTCTTATTCCTCGCCTCCGATCTGGCCAGCCATATCACCTTGCAGGATATCGTGGTGGACGGCGGCTCGACGCTGGGAGCGTAA
- a CDS encoding pyridoxal phosphate-dependent aminotransferase, producing MSNNSLIVQSKLPNLGTTIFSQMSALAQEHQAINLSQGFPDFDGPHYLQERLAYHVAQGANQYAPMTGVQSLREAIADKTAELYGYKPDADSEVTVTAGATEALYSAITALVRPGDEVICFDPSYDSYAPAVALSGGVVKRIALQPPSFRVDWQAFTALLSDRTRLVILNTPHNPSATVWQKADFDALWQAIKARDIFVVSDEVYEHICFAAQGHASVLAHPQLRERAVAVSSFGKTYHMTGWKVGYCVAPKNISVELRKVHQYLTFSVNTPAQLALADMLRADPTHYRDLPAFYQRKRDVLVNALRDSRLDILPCEGTYFLLIDYSAVSDLDDVAFCQWLTKEVGVAAIPLSVFCADPFPHKLIRLCFAKQESTLLAAAERLAAL from the coding sequence ATGAGTAATAACTCGCTGATTGTGCAAAGCAAACTCCCCAATTTAGGCACTACCATATTCTCGCAAATGAGCGCCCTGGCACAGGAACATCAGGCGATTAACCTGTCGCAGGGATTCCCGGATTTTGACGGTCCGCACTATCTGCAAGAACGCCTGGCGTACCATGTAGCGCAAGGGGCGAACCAATATGCCCCCATGACAGGTGTGCAGTCGCTGCGTGAAGCCATCGCCGACAAAACCGCCGAGTTATACGGCTATAAACCGGATGCTGACAGTGAGGTTACGGTGACGGCGGGAGCGACGGAAGCATTGTACTCGGCGATTACGGCCTTAGTGCGACCCGGCGATGAGGTGATTTGTTTTGACCCGAGCTATGACAGCTATGCGCCCGCGGTGGCGCTATCTGGTGGCGTGGTTAAACGTATCGCGCTGCAGCCGCCGTCTTTTCGCGTGGACTGGCAGGCATTTACCGCGTTGTTGAGCGACAGGACCCGACTGGTGATCCTCAATACACCGCATAACCCCTCTGCCACCGTCTGGCAAAAAGCAGACTTTGATGCGCTGTGGCAGGCCATTAAAGCACGCGATATTTTTGTGGTAAGCGATGAAGTCTATGAACACATCTGCTTTGCCGCGCAAGGGCATGCCAGCGTGCTGGCACATCCGCAGCTGCGCGAGCGTGCGGTTGCGGTCTCATCATTCGGCAAAACCTACCATATGACCGGCTGGAAGGTCGGGTACTGTGTGGCACCAAAAAACATCAGCGTCGAATTACGTAAGGTACACCAGTATTTGACCTTCTCGGTCAATACGCCAGCGCAGTTGGCACTGGCGGATATGCTGCGGGCCGACCCAACGCATTACCGCGACCTGCCCGCGTTTTATCAGCGAAAACGTGATGTGCTGGTGAACGCACTCCGTGACAGTCGTTTGGACATTTTGCCCTGCGAAGGGACGTATTTTTTGCTGATCGATTACAGTGCCGTCTCGGATCTCGATGATGTGGCGTTTTGCCAGTGGCTGACCAAAGAGGTGGGGGTAGCAGCGATCCCTCTGTCAGTTTTTTGCGCCGATCCTTTCCCACACAAGTTGATTCGCCTGTGTTTTGCCAAGCAGGAATCGACGCTGTTGGCGGCAGCAGAACGCCTGGCCGCGCTGTAG
- the entH gene encoding proofreading thioesterase EntH: MIWKRHLTLDELNATSQNTLVAHLGVVYTRLGDDVLEAEMPVDHRTHQPFGLLHGGASAALAETLGSMAGYMMTRDGQCVVGTELNATHHRAVSQGKVRGVCQPLHLGRQNQSWEIVIFDEQGRRCCTCRLGTAVMG, encoded by the coding sequence ATGATCTGGAAACGACACCTCACGCTCGATGAACTCAATGCCACCAGCCAGAACACGTTGGTGGCGCATTTAGGCGTGGTCTATACCCGGCTGGGCGATGACGTGTTGGAAGCTGAAATGCCGGTGGACCATCGTACCCATCAGCCGTTTGGTCTGCTGCACGGTGGCGCGTCGGCGGCACTGGCGGAAACGCTGGGATCGATGGCGGGCTACATGATGACCCGCGATGGACAATGTGTGGTCGGTACGGAACTCAATGCTACCCACCATCGTGCGGTATCGCAGGGAAAAGTGCGCGGCGTTTGTCAGCCGCTACATCTCGGGCGGCAGAACCAAAGCTGGGAGATCGTGATTTTTGATGAGCAAGGACGGCGCTGCTGTACCTGTCGCTTAGGCACGGCGGTGATGGGGTGA
- a CDS encoding oxidoreductase: MSQSEIRVVVGPANYFSHTGSLSRLHDFFTADILSRAVWVYGERAIAAARPYLPGAFNCDGAKHLLFTGHCSETDVQQLAEDAGDHRSVVIGVGGGTLLDTAKALARRLGLPFVAIPTIAATCAAWTPLSVWYNDAGQALHFDIFDDANFLVLVEPQIILNAPEEYLLAGIGDTLAKWYEAVVLAPQPETLPLTVRLGINGALAIRDVLLEYSEQALADKKQGKLSQAFCDVVDAIIAGGGMVGGLGERYTRVAAAHSVHNGLTVLPQTEAFLHGTKVAYGILVQSALLGQDDVLAQLTSAYQRFNLPTRLAQLDVDINNRAEIDKVIAHTLRPVESIHALPVTLTPETLRAAFEKVESFTV; encoded by the coding sequence ATGAGTCAGAGCGAAATTCGCGTCGTCGTCGGCCCGGCCAATTACTTTTCCCATACCGGCAGCCTGTCCAGACTGCATGATTTCTTCACCGCCGACATACTGTCGCGCGCCGTCTGGGTGTATGGTGAGCGTGCTATCGCCGCTGCCCGTCCCTATCTGCCTGGCGCATTTAATTGTGACGGGGCAAAGCACCTGCTGTTTACCGGTCATTGCAGCGAAACAGACGTTCAGCAACTGGCAGAAGATGCCGGTGATCACCGCAGCGTGGTGATTGGCGTGGGCGGCGGCACATTACTCGACACCGCCAAAGCGCTGGCCCGTCGTCTCGGTTTGCCTTTCGTGGCGATCCCAACCATTGCCGCGACCTGTGCGGCCTGGACGCCGCTCTCCGTGTGGTACAACGATGCCGGTCAGGCGCTGCACTTCGACATTTTCGATGACGCCAACTTTCTGGTGCTGGTGGAGCCGCAGATAATCCTCAATGCACCAGAGGAATACTTACTCGCGGGCATCGGCGACACGCTGGCGAAGTGGTACGAAGCAGTCGTGCTGGCACCGCAGCCCGAAACGTTGCCGCTGACCGTGCGCCTGGGGATTAACGGCGCGCTGGCTATTCGCGACGTGCTGCTGGAATACAGCGAGCAGGCGCTGGCTGATAAAAAGCAGGGGAAACTGAGTCAGGCGTTTTGTGATGTGGTGGATGCAATCATTGCCGGCGGCGGCATGGTGGGCGGTCTGGGCGAGCGTTACACCCGCGTGGCGGCGGCACATTCGGTGCATAACGGTCTGACGGTGCTCCCGCAGACGGAGGCGTTTTTACACGGTACCAAAGTGGCCTACGGCATCCTGGTACAGAGTGCGCTGCTGGGGCAAGACGATGTACTGGCTCAACTCACTTCAGCCTACCAGCGTTTCAATTTACCCACCCGGTTGGCCCAGTTAGACGTGGATATAAATAACCGTGCTGAGATCGATAAGGTGATTGCGCACACATTGCGCCCGGTGGAATCCATTCACGCACTGCCGGTCACGTTAACACCAGAAACCCTGCGCGCGGCGTTTGAGAAGGTGGAATCGTTTACGGTGTGA
- a CDS encoding isochorismatase — protein MAIPKLQAYALPTALDVPANKVDWAFEPERAALLIHDMQDYFIGFWGYNCPMMEQVVANIAALRQYCKAHNIPVYYTAQPKDQSDEDRALLNDMWGPGLTRSPEQQKIVDALAPDEADTILVKWRYSAFHRSPLEQMLKETGRNQLIITGVYAHIGCMTTATDAFMRDIKPFMVADALADFSRDEHLMSLKYVAGRSGRVVMTQELLPTPVPASKEALRSVILPLLDESDEPLDDENLIDYGLDSVRMMALAARWRKVHGDIDFVMLAKNPTIDAWWKLLSREVK, from the coding sequence ATGGCAATTCCTAAACTGCAGGCTTATGCGCTGCCCACCGCGCTTGATGTTCCCGCCAATAAAGTTGACTGGGCGTTTGAACCCGAGCGTGCTGCGCTGCTGATCCACGACATGCAGGACTATTTTATCGGTTTTTGGGGCTATAACTGCCCGATGATGGAGCAGGTAGTGGCCAATATCGCCGCGCTGCGCCAGTACTGCAAAGCGCATAACATTCCGGTCTATTACACTGCCCAGCCGAAAGATCAAAGCGATGAAGACCGTGCCCTGTTGAACGATATGTGGGGACCGGGGCTGACGCGCTCGCCGGAACAGCAGAAGATTGTCGACGCGCTGGCCCCGGACGAAGCGGATACAATCCTGGTTAAATGGCGCTACAGCGCGTTTCATCGCTCCCCGCTGGAACAGATGCTGAAAGAAACCGGGCGTAATCAGCTGATTATTACCGGCGTCTACGCGCATATTGGCTGTATGACCACCGCAACCGACGCGTTCATGCGCGACATTAAGCCGTTTATGGTGGCCGATGCGTTGGCTGACTTTAGCCGCGATGAACACCTGATGTCGCTGAAATATGTTGCCGGACGCTCTGGTCGGGTAGTGATGACGCAGGAACTCTTGCCAACGCCGGTGCCTGCCAGTAAAGAGGCGCTACGCAGCGTAATTTTGCCATTGCTGGATGAATCCGATGAGCCGCTGGATGACGAAAATCTGATCGACTACGGTCTGGATTCGGTACGGATGATGGCGCTGGCCGCCCGCTGGCGTAAAGTGCATGGCGATATCGACTTCGTGATGCTGGCGAAAAATCCGACCATTGACGCCTGGTGGAAACTGCTTTCCCGCGAGGTGAAGTAA